The following coding sequences are from one Asterias amurensis chromosome 8, ASM3211899v1 window:
- the LOC139941010 gene encoding coelenterazine h 2-monooxygenase-like translates to MRAATIMASSYRLHTIANQLGRLRMGSSVFSHASMRYASSVPPHITKAEDWWGKCSRVKVLDGEMTYYDSDPDQSKSKDAVVFLHGNPTSSFLWRNVIPHIEGSSRCLAPDLIGMGRSSKLPIQYRYREHYRYLKAWFDTMNLPHKVSIVCHDWGSGLGFHWCHMHSDRIKSIIHMESLVSTVPDWSVFPEIAKQFFQALRSEAGEDMVLEKNLFVELLFQKAIMRELGDDEMEAYREPFRNKGEDRRPTLTWPREIPLENEGPQDVVAVINAYSDWLKTTSTIPKLYIDAEPGFFSPSIRIGCATWPNQKTISVKGLHFLQEDSPDDIGKAIQTFLKDV, encoded by the coding sequence ACAGACTCCACACCATTGCTAATCAACTGGGCCGTCTTCGTATGGGAAGCAGTGTGTTCTCCCATGCATCTATGAGATATGCATCATCGGTTCCTCCCCACATTACCAAGGCTGAAGACTGGTGGGGAAAATGTAGTCGCGTCAAAGTTCTAGACGGAGAGATGACTTATTATGACTCTGATCCGGATCAATCCAAATCAAAAGATGCTGTAGTGTTCTTGCACGGGAATCCAACCTCATCCTTCTTGTGGCGAAACGTTATACCACACATTGAGGGTAGTTCAAGATGTCTTGCTCCTGATCTGATTGGTATGGGTAGGTCCAGCAAGTTACCAATTCAGTATAGGTATAGAGAACATTACCGATACCTGAAGGCTTGGTTTGACACTATGAATCTTCCGCATAAGGTGTCTATTGTTTGCCATGATTGGGGGTCAGGGCTTGGCTTTCACTGGTGTCACATGCACTCAGATCGGATCAAGTCTATCATTCACATGGAAAGTTTAGTAAGCACTGTTCCAGACTGGAGCGTGTTTCCTGAAATTGCAAAGCAGTTTTTTCAAGCTCTTCGGTCCGAAGCTGGAGAGGATATGGTTCTGGAAAAGAACCTCTTTGTAGAATTGTTATTTCAAAAAGCTATTATGAGAGAGCTTGGTGATGATGAGATGGAAGCATACCGTGAGCCTTTCCGCAACAAAGGTGAAGATCGTCGTCCAACCCTGACCTGGCCAAGAGAAATCCCATTGGAGAATGAAGGTCCGCAAGATGTTGTTGCCGTCATTAATGCCTATAGTGATTGGTTGAAAACTACTTCAACCATTCCCAAACTGTACATTGATGCTGAACCCGGTTTCTTCTCTCCGAGCATCCGTATTGGGTGTGCAACTTGGCCGAATCAGAAAACAATCTCTGTCAAGGGTCTGCACTTCTTGCAGGAAGACTCACCAGATGACATTGGCAAAGCCATACAAACATTCCTTAAAGATGTGTAA
- the LOC139940957 gene encoding fibroblast growth factor 18-like isoform X2, producing the protein MLNLDYCGHRHAKRRLLHIIIIWCLSIQESVQLAYGNNFERGMPGLDRNNSVSAPIHLQLYNRNSNKHLRIQERDIDAMGEDGEAYARIIIRTDSFDGWITIQGEESQYYLCMNKKGDVVGRKKLKMTSGVCCLFTETIVDDYTELKPVQRTEMYLGFNRDGGAVSARYRTRSGARAFQFLKRPLPEDRPPDDESPDPYSWVHRLIQANTESSKDKTDS; encoded by the exons ATGCTCAATCTGGATTATTGTGGACACCGACATGCCAAGAGGAg ACTGTTACATATCATCATTATCTGGTGTCTTAGCATACAG GAATCAGTCCAATTAGCTTACGGTAACAACTTCGAAAGAGGAATGCCTGGACTGGACCGAAACAACAGCGTATCAGCACCGATACATCTTCAGTTGTATAATCGAAACAGTAATAAGCACTTAAGGATACAAGAGAGAGATATAGACGCAATGGGAGAGGATGGAGAAGCCTACG CAAGAATTATAATCCGGACAGACTCGTTTGACGGCTGGATAACAATACAGGGAGAGGAGAGCCAATATTATCTGTGTATGAACAAAAAAGGAGATGTCGTAGGACGG AAGAAGCTCAAGATGACCTCTGGAGTATGTTGCCTCTTTACAGAAACCATCGTTGATGATTACACTGAGTTGAAACCCGTTCAGCGTACGGAGATGTATTTGGGGTTTAATAGGGATGGCGGAGCAGTGAGTGCTCGTTATAGGACTCGATCGGGTGCCAGGGCATTCCAATTCTTAAAACGCCCCCTTCCTGAAGACAGGCCCCCAGATGACGAGTCACCTGACCCCTATTCATGGGTACACCGATTAATACAAGCGAACACAGAATCTTCCAAGGATAAAACAGACAGCTGA
- the LOC139940957 gene encoding fibroblast growth factor 18-like isoform X3 yields the protein MKTQILPTLLHIIIIWCLSIQESVQLAYGNNFERGMPGLDRNNSVSAPIHLQLYNRNSNKHLRIQERDIDAMGEDGEAYARIIIRTDSFDGWITIQGEESQYYLCMNKKGDVVGRKKLKMTSGVCCLFTETIVDDYTELKPVQRTEMYLGFNRDGGAVSARYRTRSGARAFQFLKRPLPEDRPPDDESPDPYSWVHRLIQANTESSKDKTDS from the exons ATGAAGACGCAGATTTTACCAAC ACTGTTACATATCATCATTATCTGGTGTCTTAGCATACAG GAATCAGTCCAATTAGCTTACGGTAACAACTTCGAAAGAGGAATGCCTGGACTGGACCGAAACAACAGCGTATCAGCACCGATACATCTTCAGTTGTATAATCGAAACAGTAATAAGCACTTAAGGATACAAGAGAGAGATATAGACGCAATGGGAGAGGATGGAGAAGCCTACG CAAGAATTATAATCCGGACAGACTCGTTTGACGGCTGGATAACAATACAGGGAGAGGAGAGCCAATATTATCTGTGTATGAACAAAAAAGGAGATGTCGTAGGACGG AAGAAGCTCAAGATGACCTCTGGAGTATGTTGCCTCTTTACAGAAACCATCGTTGATGATTACACTGAGTTGAAACCCGTTCAGCGTACGGAGATGTATTTGGGGTTTAATAGGGATGGCGGAGCAGTGAGTGCTCGTTATAGGACTCGATCGGGTGCCAGGGCATTCCAATTCTTAAAACGCCCCCTTCCTGAAGACAGGCCCCCAGATGACGAGTCACCTGACCCCTATTCATGGGTACACCGATTAATACAAGCGAACACAGAATCTTCCAAGGATAAAACAGACAGCTGA
- the LOC139940957 gene encoding fibroblast growth factor 17-like isoform X1 encodes MQPPLYKNSCFMIISWTTAMFVEKRLLSILLHIIIIWCLSIQESVQLAYGNNFERGMPGLDRNNSVSAPIHLQLYNRNSNKHLRIQERDIDAMGEDGEAYARIIIRTDSFDGWITIQGEESQYYLCMNKKGDVVGRKKLKMTSGVCCLFTETIVDDYTELKPVQRTEMYLGFNRDGGAVSARYRTRSGARAFQFLKRPLPEDRPPDDESPDPYSWVHRLIQANTESSKDKTDS; translated from the exons ATGCAACCGCCACTGTACAAAAACTCATGCTTCATGATCATATCTTGGACCACAGCGATGTTTGTGGAGAAACGGTTACTTTCTAT ACTGTTACATATCATCATTATCTGGTGTCTTAGCATACAG GAATCAGTCCAATTAGCTTACGGTAACAACTTCGAAAGAGGAATGCCTGGACTGGACCGAAACAACAGCGTATCAGCACCGATACATCTTCAGTTGTATAATCGAAACAGTAATAAGCACTTAAGGATACAAGAGAGAGATATAGACGCAATGGGAGAGGATGGAGAAGCCTACG CAAGAATTATAATCCGGACAGACTCGTTTGACGGCTGGATAACAATACAGGGAGAGGAGAGCCAATATTATCTGTGTATGAACAAAAAAGGAGATGTCGTAGGACGG AAGAAGCTCAAGATGACCTCTGGAGTATGTTGCCTCTTTACAGAAACCATCGTTGATGATTACACTGAGTTGAAACCCGTTCAGCGTACGGAGATGTATTTGGGGTTTAATAGGGATGGCGGAGCAGTGAGTGCTCGTTATAGGACTCGATCGGGTGCCAGGGCATTCCAATTCTTAAAACGCCCCCTTCCTGAAGACAGGCCCCCAGATGACGAGTCACCTGACCCCTATTCATGGGTACACCGATTAATACAAGCGAACACAGAATCTTCCAAGGATAAAACAGACAGCTGA